The sequence GCCTTTCGACTCGATCAGCGCGTCATAGTCGTCGCAGCCGCCTGGATTGAACTTATTTTCGGGTGCGACGTTCGTGTACTGGTACAGGTTGCTTTGCAGGAAGTGCTGAAAGGTAATGCTCTCATCGGCTTCGACGTACTCGTCCAGCTGAAAACAACGGGTCTGCGACCAGTCGACTTGGTTGTTTTTGCTCCAGTCCGCCAGAAGTTTGTAGCAACCAAGGGGTGAATTGCCTGTCGGCAAACCAAAGCAGCTGTTCGGCTTGCTGCGAATCTGAGCAACTACCACCTCAGCGATTTCTGCGCTCAGAGTTTCATATCTTTCTACTATGACTGTCTTCTCTTTCTGCACGTCAGGTGCCTGTATTATCTGCCATTCGAATTGTCGCGCTGAGGATAGAATCGCTCCTAAGCCGGGTAGCTTACTGCTTAGGATATCCTGGATGCCGGGGCAGTCTTGACTGCTCAAACATTCTTGGATCTGAAAACATGTTTCTCGCAAAACATGTTTCAATGTTTTCAGTGATCATAAAACGAGTCGGGCGCGGATTTGATAATGAAATCAA is a genomic window of Candidatus Melainabacteria bacterium containing:
- a CDS encoding glucosamine-6-phosphate deaminase: MKTLKHVLRETCFQIQECLSSQDCPGIQDILSSKLPGLGAILSSARQFEWQIIQAPDVQKEKTVIVERYETLSAEIAEVVVAQIRSKPNSCFGLPTGNSPLGCYKLLADWSKNNQVDWSQTRCFQLDEYVEADESITFQHFLQSNLYQYTNVAPENKFNPGGCDDYDALIESKGGLDLTILGLGTNGHIAFNEPGTPLESWTHSIWLTESTRKANQSYFAAGTTVPYRAVTMGIRTILNSKKLILIASGAHKKGILEKALLGSVDPNIPASYLSLHAHVTVLTDFEF